Below is a genomic region from Rhodohalobacter sp. 614A.
CGAGTGGTGGTGCAATCGGTATCGGGATGGGAAATGAACTATACATGATGGAAAATACCTGGTACTCGGTCATTTCTCCCGAAAATTGTTCTACCATTCTCTGGCGAACGTGGGAATACAAAGAGCAGGCAGCATCAGCCCTCAAACTCACGGCCAAAGATCTTTTGGATATGAAAATTATTGACGGCGTGATTGAGGAACCTTTGGGTGGAGCTCACAGAGACTATAAGAAATCGGCTGAAGCTGTGAAGGAACAGATTCTCAAGAGTCTCAAAAAACTCAAAAAAATGAAAGCTGATAAACTCATCGAACAGCGAATTGAAAAATATGCAGCGATGGGTGTTTGGCTTGAAGGCAAGCAAAAAGCCTGAATTTCATCATGATCCGGTTTCCAGAGAAAGAGCCGATAATTCGGTATAAGCACGAACTAAGAAGCCGGTATGGCGAAACTGACCAGATGGGATATGTTTATTACGGGCGATATCTGGAATATTTTGAAGTGTCGCGAACCGAAATGATTCGCTCACTCGGTGTTTCCTATTCCAAATTGGAAGAAGACGGATTCATGCTGCCGGTTGTCTATTCTCAAATAGCATATAAATCCCCGGTTTTTTATGATGAGATGATGGCCATTGAAGTAACTGTCTTCGAAAAACCTACAGTCCGGCTCGATACATTCTACAGAGTTTTTACCAATCGCCTGGATAAACCGCATGTTTTAGGCCAGGTGACTCTCTGTTTTACGGATGCCGATAC
It encodes:
- a CDS encoding acyl-CoA thioesterase is translated as MIRFPEKEPIIRYKHELRSRYGETDQMGYVYYGRYLEYFEVSRTEMIRSLGVSYSKLEEDGFMLPVVYSQIAYKSPVFYDEMMAIEVTVFEKPTVRLDTFYRVFTNRLDKPHVLGQVTLCFTDADTRKPCRAPQYFNDLMDRKT